A genomic segment from uncultured Marinifilum sp. encodes:
- a CDS encoding PKD domain-containing protein, with translation MRYIILLTYISLCSFSINAQKKHYSVELTPFCSFQNEEFAPVYYNDGLVFCSDKRIDLFITFSTPNNKELLNMFYVPLKKGNSNQVQLLSESLMTHFNDGPASFALNDTFMVYSRNTRVSKRKKDYSDPGNTLGLFFSTLKDSIWTEASPFIFNNENHNLTMPSINKYGNLMYFASDMPDGYGGLDIYYTYKTSAGWSKPQNLGEKINTTGNECYPFIAENGTLFFSSNKHNSKGGLDIYYSMKNKGKWDKPIQLASPINTEFDDFGLITDLNFEKGYFSTNRNGKDDIFSFKTLIPQLENCDSLKQNEYCYVFYDEQYIPVDTTLTYYEWDFGNGIKSKGKEAEHCFKKAGKYKVNLNIVDKKTGEVFINHNTFEFEIIDYEQAFIDCQDEYQSKNEMFISASKTNLPTMTIDAYYWDLGDGNLMTGEEIYHVYQKPGHYNLKLGVESKADENGKKLHECVMKEILIYDKTDNLSFKKINYNDKKKRSLNDENIYHPKLLVIRSDISKVVKSIDNNFFISAAKKKEYEISQVKNKNWINDPNNNPALAIFQEQKNKQKNKLNKEEQSIKLALKKLSDEYNQSIKHSNKKEFKDSTHAVLFSLAQFILSSSNIEIKIGVTSNSSDKKRFERAAKEVENIMEYLLVQGIEEHRLRSVVYSIEADTISKHSKNNVFTFELICD, from the coding sequence ATGAGATATATAATCCTTCTTACATATATTAGTTTGTGTTCTTTTTCTATTAATGCTCAGAAAAAACACTATTCAGTAGAATTAACACCTTTTTGTTCTTTTCAAAATGAAGAGTTTGCTCCTGTTTATTATAATGATGGTTTGGTTTTTTGCTCAGATAAAAGAATAGACTTATTTATTACATTTTCAACACCCAATAATAAGGAATTATTAAATATGTTTTATGTGCCATTAAAAAAAGGAAATAGTAATCAAGTTCAACTTTTATCTGAAAGCTTAATGACACATTTTAATGATGGTCCAGCATCGTTTGCTTTAAACGATACTTTTATGGTTTATTCAAGAAATACTCGTGTATCTAAAAGAAAGAAAGATTACTCAGATCCAGGTAATACTTTGGGATTATTTTTTTCAACTTTAAAAGATAGTATTTGGACAGAAGCTAGTCCTTTTATATTTAATAATGAAAATCATAATCTTACTATGCCGAGTATTAATAAGTATGGTAATTTAATGTATTTTGCATCAGATATGCCCGATGGATATGGTGGTTTAGATATCTATTATACATATAAAACAAGTGCGGGATGGAGTAAACCACAAAATTTAGGAGAAAAAATTAATACAACAGGTAACGAATGTTATCCATTTATTGCTGAAAATGGGACCTTATTTTTTTCTTCGAACAAACATAATTCAAAGGGAGGTCTTGACATATATTATTCCATGAAAAATAAAGGCAAGTGGGATAAACCTATACAGCTTGCAAGTCCTATAAATACCGAATTTGATGATTTTGGTTTAATTACTGATCTTAATTTTGAAAAAGGATATTTTTCGACAAATAGAAATGGGAAAGATGATATTTTTAGTTTTAAAACATTAATTCCGCAACTAGAAAATTGTGATAGCCTAAAACAAAATGAATACTGTTACGTATTTTATGATGAACAATACATTCCTGTTGATACAACATTAACTTATTATGAATGGGATTTTGGTAATGGTATTAAATCAAAAGGAAAAGAAGCAGAACATTGTTTTAAAAAAGCAGGTAAATACAAGGTTAATCTTAATATAGTAGATAAAAAAACAGGAGAAGTATTTATAAATCATAATACTTTTGAATTTGAAATTATCGACTACGAACAAGCTTTTATAGATTGTCAGGATGAATATCAGTCTAAAAATGAAATGTTTATAAGTGCATCGAAGACCAACTTGCCAACAATGACAATTGATGCTTATTACTGGGATTTAGGAGATGGTAATTTGATGACTGGTGAGGAAATATATCATGTATATCAAAAACCTGGTCATTATAATTTGAAATTAGGAGTTGAAAGTAAAGCAGATGAGAATGGTAAAAAATTACATGAATGTGTAATGAAAGAAATACTTATTTATGATAAAACTGATAATTTAAGTTTTAAAAAAATAAATTATAATGATAAGAAAAAAAGAAGCTTAAATGATGAAAATATATATCATCCAAAATTATTAGTTATTAGAAGTGATATAAGCAAAGTAGTTAAATCGATTGATAATAATTTTTTTATAAGCGCAGCCAAAAAGAAGGAGTATGAAATTAGTCAGGTTAAAAATAAAAATTGGATTAATGATCCCAATAATAATCCGGCTTTAGCCATATTTCAAGAACAAAAAAATAAACAAAAAAATAAATTAAATAAAGAGGAACAGTCTATAAAATTAGCTTTAAAAAAATTATCGGATGAGTACAATCAAAGTATAAAACATTCAAATAAAAAGGAATTTAAGGATTCTACTCATGCTGTTTTATTTAGTTTGGCACAATTTATACTATCTAGTTCGAATATCGAAATCAAAATTGGAGTTACAAGTAATTCATCTGATAAAAAAAGGTTTGAACGGGCTGCCAAAGAGGTTGAAAATATTATGGAATACTTGTTAGTACAGGGTATAGAAGAACATAGATTGCGATCTGTTGTATATAGTATTGAAGCTGATACTATAAGTAAGCATAGTAAGAATAACGTATTTACGTTTGAATTAATATGCGATTAA